A single genomic interval of Salinarchaeum sp. IM2453 harbors:
- a CDS encoding Sjogren's syndrome/scleroderma autoantigen 1 family protein, which produces MSDFDKEAEREKLRKRFQEEEKKRKSAEQMSELLLKGATMTNKHCSECGNPIFRMNGQEFCPNCQGNPEENQKEKEIQEEEEKNPIQITGETTIKEMEDAELSTQTEQPYSESDEEQTVEIADTDLEEGYKALVQALNTHAKHAASTSDPRKAKEHLEAANEAADTLGTLKQTQK; this is translated from the coding sequence TGAGCGATTTCGACAAGGAAGCTGAACGTGAGAAATTGCGTAAGCGGTTCCAAGAAGAAGAGAAAAAACGAAAATCAGCCGAGCAGATGAGTGAGTTGCTGCTGAAGGGTGCAACAATGACAAACAAGCATTGCAGTGAGTGTGGGAATCCGATCTTCCGGATGAATGGACAAGAATTCTGTCCAAACTGTCAAGGAAACCCAGAAGAGAATCAGAAAGAAAAAGAAATACAGGAAGAAGAGGAAAAGAACCCGATTCAAATAACTGGTGAAACAACAATCAAAGAGATGGAAGATGCTGAGTTGTCAACCCAGACTGAGCAACCATACTCAGAGTCGGACGAAGAGCAAACTGTTGAGATTGCGGATACAGATCTGGAAGAGGGGTACAAAGCACTTGTCCAGGCATTAAACACACACGCTAAGCACGCTGCGTCGACAAGCGATCCACGAAAAGCAAAAGAACATCTTGAGGCTGCAAACGAAGCGGCCGACACACTTGGAACACTAAAACAGACACAGAAGTAG
- a CDS encoding DEAD/DEAH box helicase has product MATQDGQAYIDHPLLTSKTVERRLYQLRLANRALENHTLVCLPTGLGKTTVSLLVTVRRLEEVGGKILLLAPTKPLVQQHATFYREALRMDEDDVVVFTGDVRPDDREELWTTSQIVIATPQVIENDLIGGRISLQSVTHCTFDECHRATGDYAYTYIAERYHEDADQPLVTGMSASPGSDKDEIVTICSNLGIKSVDVMTEDDADVDSYTHATEIDWEQVTLPDDLADIRDLLVDVIKQRLGTLRELGITNRSDPDLSQKDLNKLRGKIQELIDNDNSAGYQAMSIHAEIMKIRRARELIETQSVEALERYFDRQQQAARSSGASKASQRFISDGKILEAIRRVEDFDGRHPKFERARARLAETLGIDGGDRAIVFTESRDTAEVLTEILGESFDTHRFVGQGDKEHSDGMTQKEQQETLDAFRAGDFEVLVSTSVAEEGLDVPEVDLVLFYEPVPTAIRSIQRKGRTGRQAKGAVVVLMTEDTRDEAFFWMSRRREQKMQEELRELKSMTDELNSELSQANLTNFSSGDRPDSSSVSNNTGSKSTNADSGQSQATLQQTISSVTEQSDNADSASSDDTPVPATDELEVVVDQRELHSTVARQLSKRSDIQTRLETLSVGDYICSDRVAVERKTVDDFLDTLLGEERSLFEQASDLTRHYPRSVFLIEGDNLYEKRDVHPNAIRGSLTSLAVDFGVSVLFSSDEDDTTKIISTITTREQEHNDRTISVHGEKQAKTLSEQQEYVVASIAEIGPVTARSLLSEFGSVEAVMTADKQTLMEAEGVGEVTAERIRDVVGSQYQ; this is encoded by the coding sequence ATGGCGACACAGGACGGACAAGCATATATTGATCACCCACTCCTTACCTCGAAGACGGTTGAACGTAGACTCTACCAGTTGCGATTAGCAAACCGTGCACTTGAGAATCATACGCTTGTCTGCCTTCCTACCGGCCTTGGAAAGACGACAGTAAGCCTTCTTGTTACCGTCCGCCGCCTTGAGGAGGTTGGTGGAAAGATTCTCTTGCTTGCTCCGACAAAGCCGCTTGTCCAACAACACGCAACCTTCTACCGTGAGGCACTGCGTATGGATGAAGACGATGTTGTTGTCTTTACTGGTGATGTTCGACCAGATGATCGGGAAGAGCTTTGGACTACATCCCAAATTGTTATTGCAACTCCACAAGTTATCGAGAATGACCTCATTGGCGGACGAATCTCGCTTCAATCCGTTACACACTGCACTTTTGATGAGTGTCATCGTGCGACCGGAGATTACGCATATACCTATATCGCAGAGCGATATCATGAGGACGCTGACCAGCCCCTTGTTACTGGCATGAGCGCATCACCTGGAAGTGACAAAGATGAGATTGTCACTATTTGCTCGAATCTTGGCATCAAGTCTGTCGATGTGATGACAGAAGATGATGCCGATGTTGATTCGTATACACATGCAACTGAAATTGACTGGGAACAAGTAACCCTTCCAGATGACTTAGCCGATATTCGAGATCTGCTTGTTGATGTGATTAAACAACGACTCGGGACGCTCCGTGAACTCGGAATCACCAACCGTTCCGATCCTGATCTTTCACAGAAAGATCTCAATAAACTGCGTGGAAAGATCCAAGAGCTGATCGATAATGACAATTCAGCCGGCTATCAGGCGATGTCAATCCACGCTGAGATTATGAAGATTCGGCGTGCTCGTGAGTTAATCGAAACACAATCTGTCGAAGCACTTGAGCGATACTTCGACCGTCAGCAACAGGCTGCTCGTTCTTCAGGGGCGTCTAAAGCAAGTCAACGATTTATCTCAGACGGGAAAATTCTTGAGGCTATACGGCGTGTTGAGGACTTCGATGGTCGACACCCAAAGTTTGAACGTGCTCGTGCCCGTCTCGCTGAGACACTTGGGATCGATGGTGGAGACAGAGCAATTGTATTCACTGAGTCTCGGGATACAGCTGAAGTTCTAACGGAAATCCTCGGTGAGAGCTTTGACACTCATCGATTTGTCGGACAGGGAGACAAAGAACATTCTGACGGGATGACACAAAAAGAACAACAGGAAACGCTTGATGCCTTTCGTGCAGGCGACTTTGAAGTTCTTGTTTCAACCTCCGTAGCGGAAGAGGGACTCGATGTTCCTGAAGTCGATCTTGTTCTGTTCTACGAACCTGTTCCAACGGCAATTCGATCGATACAGCGCAAAGGTCGTACTGGTCGCCAAGCAAAGGGAGCGGTTGTTGTGCTTATGACCGAAGATACCCGGGATGAGGCATTCTTCTGGATGTCTCGACGACGTGAACAGAAAATGCAAGAAGAGCTCAGAGAACTCAAGTCAATGACCGATGAGCTAAACTCTGAATTGTCCCAGGCCAATCTTACAAACTTCTCCTCTGGAGATCGGCCTGATTCTAGTTCTGTTTCGAACAATACTGGCTCTAAGAGTACAAATGCTGACTCTGGTCAGAGCCAGGCAACATTGCAGCAAACAATCTCTTCTGTAACAGAACAAAGTGATAACGCCGATAGCGCATCCTCTGATGATACTCCAGTTCCTGCTACTGATGAACTTGAAGTTGTCGTTGACCAACGGGAGCTCCACTCGACAGTTGCTCGCCAACTGTCGAAGCGTAGTGATATCCAAACCCGTCTTGAGACGCTCAGCGTTGGAGATTACATCTGCTCTGATCGGGTCGCAGTTGAGCGAAAAACAGTTGATGACTTCCTTGACACGCTTTTGGGAGAAGAACGTTCACTTTTCGAACAAGCTAGTGACCTTACTCGCCACTATCCTCGGTCGGTATTTCTCATTGAGGGAGATAACCTATACGAAAAGCGGGATGTCCACCCTAATGCAATCCGCGGATCATTAACCTCTCTGGCTGTTGACTTTGGCGTCAGCGTTCTATTCAGTTCCGATGAAGACGACACCACGAAGATTATCTCGACGATTACTACCCGAGAGCAAGAACACAACGATAGAACCATCAGCGTTCACGGCGAAAAGCAGGCTAAAACTCTGTCTGAACAGCAGGAGTATGTAGTCGCCTCAATTGCTGAAATTGGCCCTGTTACAGCTAGATCATTGCTTTCTGAGTTTGGGTCTGTAGAAGCTGTCATGACTGCTGATAAGCAGACACTCATGGAAGCAGAAGGTGTTGGCGAGGTAACTGCTGAACGAATCCGAGATGTCGTTGGATCTCAGTATCAATAG
- a CDS encoding dolichol kinase has protein sequence MKQNADRVQTQGLLNSIKGEVGRRLVHSSGAVIPLAYLAGVEWQYIQIATIVLVLGAAVLETIRLQIGLQWWIYEHLTREYEQDSIAGYALYAVGMATVALLFSPEIAVPAMLILAIADPIAGALAGEDPIPIKRPVALIGMFLLSFLFAVLFLPTVVAVVVGVAATIADGVFMEIRGFVIDDNLSLPIFAAVGGWIASIII, from the coding sequence ATGAAACAGAACGCAGATAGAGTACAGACTCAGGGACTTCTCAACTCGATTAAAGGGGAAGTTGGACGACGGCTTGTCCATTCCTCAGGAGCCGTTATTCCTCTTGCGTATCTTGCTGGTGTCGAATGGCAGTACATTCAAATAGCCACCATTGTTCTTGTTCTCGGTGCAGCAGTTCTGGAGACGATTCGTCTCCAGATTGGCCTTCAGTGGTGGATCTATGAACATCTCACTCGAGAGTATGAACAAGATAGCATTGCTGGGTATGCGCTTTATGCAGTCGGAATGGCAACTGTTGCACTCCTATTCTCGCCAGAGATTGCTGTTCCGGCGATGTTAATTCTGGCAATTGCTGATCCAATTGCTGGTGCGCTTGCTGGAGAAGACCCAATACCAATCAAACGACCAGTAGCACTTATCGGTATGTTTCTTTTGTCGTTTTTGTTTGCTGTGCTCTTTCTTCCAACGGTCGTAGCTGTTGTTGTTGGTGTTGCTGCCACGATTGCTGATGGCGTTTTCATGGAGATTCGTGGATTTGTTATTGATGATAATCTCTCTTTGCCGATCTTTGCTGCTGTTGGCGGTTGGATCGCTTCAATAATTATATAA